Proteins co-encoded in one Podospora pseudoanserina strain CBS 124.78 chromosome 7 map unlocalized CBS124.78p_7, whole genome shotgun sequence genomic window:
- a CDS encoding uncharacterized protein (EggNog:ENOG503P3YF) has translation MARQRKDPVTKVRLRQPDRSGPKEKTLLEIAQERNLFAEAEKRQNALRKKTGESGTVDGSSSSEDDEEDDEEDEEKGLSPTAERILETMLWALCLSMLHFTLDVLVQHQYSADRVVWPTVWTRFFQALLVFGLLVYTLHPHPSKPTLVPGLPLRYQSVLRQSVFFVCSICAGCYMIHITNMFGYLAIMKQAPSLGCLWVWSVIELELPWAVLSLVGAGGFLWLNGYDIK, from the exons ATGGCAAGACAACGGAAAGATCCCGTCACCAAGGTCAGACTCAGGCAACCTGACCGATCGGGtcccaaggagaagacgCTGCTGGAGATTGCCCAGGAGAGGAATCTCTttgccgaggccgagaagcgACAAAATGCGCTGAGGAAGAAAACCGGAGAGTCCGGGACTGTTgatgggagcagcagcagcgaggatgacgaagaggacgacgaagaggatgaggagaaagGCTTGTCTCCGACCGCCGAGCGCATTCTCGAGACGATGCTCTGGGCTTTATGTCTGTCAATGCTGCACTTTACACTCGATGTGCTGGTCCAGCACCAGTATTCGGCTGACCGTGTGGTATGGCCCACGGTCTGGACGAGGTTCTTCCAGGCTCTTCTTG TCTTCGGATTACTGGTTTATaccctccaccctcacccatcGAAACCGACGCTCGTACCTGGCCTACCCTTGCGATATCAGTCGGTCCTGAGGCAGTCCGTCTTTTTCGTTTGCAGCATATGCGCCGGCTGCTACATGATTCATATTACGAATATGTTCGGGTATCTGGCAATCATGAAGCAGGCGCCGTCTCTCGGGTGTCTCTGGGTGTGGTCCGTGATCGAACTCGAACTCCCCTGGGCTGTTCTCAGCCTTGTTGGAGCCGGGGGTTTTCTGTGGCTCAACGGCTATGACATCAAATGA
- a CDS encoding uncharacterized protein (COG:O; CAZy:CE4; EggNog:ENOG503NWJ2): MMRLSTLLSLSVGLLHSGGQAAPADTSRLASRVPNGVIIEHCTVPGTVALTFDDGPFSYTGHVLDLLDAYGAKATFFVNGENWSHGIDDPSTTWPSILKRMVASGHQIASHTWSHQDLTYASWEQRRYQMQQLETSLRNVIGKVPTYMRPPYANCGGDCLPDIESLGYHVVNFDVDTKDYLHNSPGTIQAAIDTFSWAVNSGGQSSYLVLSHDVHQTTAEILTPAMLEIIRENGLRAVTVGECLGDPASNWYRY; encoded by the coding sequence ATGATGCGGCTGTCCACGTTGCTCTCCCTCTCTGTCGGGCTGCTCCACTCAGGTGGGCAAGCCGCACCAGCCGACACCAGCAGACTGGCGTCCAGGGTACCTAACGGCGTGATCATTGAGCACTGCACTGTTCCCGGTACCGTGGCCCTCACGTTCGATGACGGTCCCTTCAGCTACACCGGCCATGTCCTGGACCTCTTGGACGCGTACGGTGCCAAGGCTACGTTCTTCGTCAACGGGGAGAACTGGTCTCACGGAATCGATGACCCCTCGACTACGTGGCCCAGCATCCTGAAACGCATGGTTGCCTCTGGTCATCAGATTGCATCTCACACTTGGTCTCATCAAGACCTGACGTACGCCAGCTGGGAGCAGCGAAGATACCAGATGCAGCAACTCGAGACATCCCTTCGAAATGTGATTGGCAAGGTCCCAACTTACATGAGACCGCCTTACGCCAACTGTGGAGGCGATTGCCTCCCCGATATTGAGAGCTTGGGGTATCACGTGGTCAACTTCGACGTCGACACCAAGGACTACCTTCACAACTCGCCAGGCACCATCCAGGCGGCGATAGATACTTTCTCGTGGGCGGTAAACTCTGGCGGCCAGTCATCATACCTGGTGCTCAGCCATGATGTACATCAAACTACCGCCGAAATCCTCACTCCCGCCATGTTGGAAATTATTCGGGAGAACGGATTGAGGGCTGTCACGGTTGGCGAGTGTTTGGGTGACCCGGCAAGCAACTGGTACCGCTACTAG
- a CDS encoding uncharacterized protein (EggNog:ENOG503NZW8; COG:S) — protein MKITTLYVYPIKALRGIKLKSARIGPQGIAHDRTFMLFQVSEPDGELKKMQVDSHPQCALFEQELSGGNISVRYHDPENQDQDEQPLVIPLTVNTATLAKINVNLHGSAPSSAYSMGSPYEDWFSARFGFPIRLVYIGDGKRAVLGDTLPPKQHQQTTQNGKGGWLSSLTSYVTERGQEGKPWITFTDVAPLLVTSESSLHDVSARLPADEPMPMYKFRPNIVVDGQGEEAWAEDLWAELTFNNKHKLLLTGNCVRCVSINVDYETGKPAVGELGSVLKKLMKDRRVDTGSKWSPVFGRYAFPAVMQDSQGASFELRVGDEVEVTRRNAERTVWDWPGL, from the exons ATGAAAATTACAACA CTTTATGTCTATCCCATAAAGGCCCTTCGCGGCATCAAACTCAAATCAGCCCGAATCGGGCCCCAAGGCATTGCTCACGACCGGACTTTCATGCTCTTCCAGGTTTCTGAACCTGATGGGGAGCTCAAGAAAATGCAGGTCGATTCCCATCCACAATGCGCTCTTTTTGAACAAGAGCTCTCGGGTGGTAACATTTCAGTTCGATATCACGACCCAGAAAATCAAGACCAAGATGAGCAGCCGCTCGTGATCCCACTCACCGTCAACACTGCCACCCTCGCTAAAATAAACGTCAATCTTCATGGCAGCGCACCATCATCGGCCTACTCGATGGGATCACCCTATGAAGACTGGTTCTCTGCCCGGTTTGGCTTTCCTATTAGACTGGTCTACATTggtgatgggaagagggCTGTACTGGGTGATACCCTCCCTCCTaagcagcatcaacaaaccACTCAGAATGGCAAGGGCGGTTGGCTATCATCCCTAACGTCCTATGTCACCGAAAGGGGTCAGGAGGGGAAGCCATGGATTACCTTCACTGATGTCGCACCTTTACTTGTGACATCCGAGTCGTCCCTACATGATGTCAGCGCTCGGCTGCCTGCTGATGAACCCATGCCCATGTATAAGTTTCGTCCCAACATCGTGGTCGATGGGCAGGGTGAAGAAGCCTGGGCGGAGGACTTGTGGGCTGAATTGaccttcaacaacaagcacaaGCTGCTCCTCACCGGGAACTGCGTGCGATGCGTGAGCATAAATGTTGATTATGAAACTGGCAAGCCCGCTGTGGGAGAGCTGGGGAGTGTTTTGAAGAAGTTGATGAAAGACAGACGAGTGGATACTGGGTCCAAGTGGTCGCCTGTTTTTGGCCGATATGCTTTCCCTGCTGTAATGCAAGACAGCCAGGGTGCGAGTTTCGAGctgagggttggggatgaagtGGAGGTCACCAGGAGAAACGCGGAGCGAACTGTTTGGGATTGGCCTGGGCTATAA
- a CDS encoding uncharacterized protein (EggNog:ENOG503P1TE; COG:S): MEDITITLTTKPSASLRASVFSAHSPSTSRNLSDVLVVFLNGLVLSRRAWSPAISHLLSSFSDNNQHPPTILTYDRYGQGDSDHDPTDGPNTIPYSHDAHDIVSDLHQLLTQFTSSSPHLPNLESTRLVFVCNSIGCPLARLYAHAHADQTQISAYLFLDSMIANTDFVSIFPDPDDAGFDPGSLPKGVSPQELRYTRSQFRKFFHPTVPNPEHFDRRKLAEMLPFSDRPSLPLIAAPGDEKPSEKAPLLTVVGHDWDQFAEQCEKGTMAVPKQVINTFMNPTWSRYNDGLLRLVHTPGNSNTVKVASGCGHFIQKDDPEFVAREIKHLLDNL; encoded by the exons ATGGaagacatcaccatcaccctcaccaccaaaccaagTGCGTCTCTCAGGGCATCTGTCTTCTCCGCCCATTCACCAAGTACCAGTCGCAACCTCTCAGACGTCCTGGTAGTCTTTCTTAATGGCCTGGTTCTGTCACGTAGGGCCTGGTCGCCGGCCATATCTCACCTTCTCTCCAGTTTCTCCGACAACAATCAGCACCCTCCAACGATATTAACCTATGATCGTTATGGCCAAGGAGACTCGGACCACGACCCAACCGATGGCCCCAATACCATCCCCTACAGCCATGACGCTCATGACATCGTCTCCgatctccaccagctcctaACACAATTCACCAGCTcgtcacctcacctcccaaaccTGGAGTCAACCCGTCTGGTGTTTGTCTGTAACTCCATTGGCTGCCCCCTGGCACGCCTCTACGCCCACGCACATGCAGACCAAACACAGATATCGGCATACCTCTTCCTGGATTCGATGATAGCCAACACAGATTTCGTCTCCATCTTCCCAGATCCCGACGACGCTGGCTTCGACCCAGGCTCCTTGCCCAAAGGCGTCTCCCCGCAAGAATTGCGATACACACGTTCACAGTTTCGCAAATTCTTCCACCCGACGGTTCCCAACCCTGAACATTTTGACCGAAGAAAACTGGCCGAGATGTTGCCCTTTTCCGACAGACCCTCACTCCCTCTTATAGCTGCGCCGGGAGATGAGAAGCCCAGCGAGAAGGCCCCGCTGTTGACCGTCGTCGGGCATGACTGGGATCAGTTCGCTGAGCAGTGTGAGAAA GGCACCATGGCTGTCCCGAAGCAAGTTATCAACACTTTTATGAACCCAACGTGGTCTCGTTATAATGATGGCCTCCTTCGTCTTGTCCACACCCCGGGAAATTCCAATACAGTGAAGGTTGCCAGCGGATGCGGGCATTTTATACAAAAGGACGACCCGGAATTTGTGGCCAGGGAAATTAAACATCTGCTTGACAACCTCTAG